In Silene latifolia isolate original U9 population chromosome X, ASM4854445v1, whole genome shotgun sequence, the following proteins share a genomic window:
- the LOC141619957 gene encoding uncharacterized protein LOC141619957 — protein MASESGSEFLRCFVFVHGCTLLVDDDADFHKALTQVDFSPISKIIALKDFGNNLFRQNQFDFAADCFDKACRLLCYALSNKMDRDLQSFTTLAISLSLNLDACANKLHAFDGALIIYSMVLNFFPRNAKALFRTAVALRGLNILSEAKNALEKANLIEPHNRDVIEQLEEVRNSLIFNQSGQHKKNLCSSLRLQEVDVAVGSAADITGC, from the coding sequence ATGGCTTCCGAATCTGGTTCAGAATTTCTTCGTTGCTTTGTTTTTGTCCATGGTTGTACTCTATTGGTGGATGATGATGCTGATTTTCATAAAGCTCTTACTCAGGTGGATTTTTCTCCTATTTCTAAGATTATTGCCCTTAAAGACTTTGGTAATAACCTTTTTAGACAGAATCAGTTTGATTTTGCGGCTGACTGCTTTGATAAAGCTTGTCGTCTTTTGTGTTATGCTCTCTCTAACAAAATGGATCGTGATTTGCAATCGTTTACTACGCTAGCTATTTCTTTATCTCTTAATTTAGATGCTTGTGCTAATAAGCTTCACGCATTCGATGGGGCTCTGATAATCTATTCAATGGTTTTAAATTTCTTCCCTCGCAATGCCAAGGCTCTTTTCCGTACAGCTGTAGCTCTTAGAGGTTTGAATATATTATCAGAGGCTAAGAATGCTTTGGAAAAGGCAAACCTGATTGAACCGCATAATAGAGATGTTATTGAACAGTTGGAGGAAGTTAGGAATTCTCTCATTTTTAATCAATCTGGTCAGCACAAGAAAAATTTATGTTCTTCGCTCCGTTTACAAGAAGTTGATGTGGCGGTTGGTTCAGCTGCCGACATTACAGGTTGTTAA